Below is a window of Streptobacillus ratti DNA.
AAAATTAATGTTGATGAAAAAATTAGAATTAAATCATTATCTATAGGAGTAATAATACCAGATAAATTTATGGAACTTGCAAGTGATGATTTACCTTGTTACACATTCTATCCACATTCTGTTTATATGGAATATGGAAAGTATTTAGATGATTTAAATATGAATGAGTGGTATGAAAAACTTGTAGCAAATCCTAGAGTTAAAAAGAAAAAAATTAATGCAAGAGAATTTTTAGTTAAGGTTGCACAAACACAAAAAGAAAGTGGATATCCATATTTATTCTTTAAAGATAATGCGAATAAAGAACATGCTTTAAAAGAAATAGGAGATGTTAAATTTACTAATTTATGTACAGAGATTATGCAAATTACTGAAGTTTCAGATATTAATAATTATTATGAAGAAGATACTATTAGACGTGGTATTTCTTGTAATTTAGGGTCTTTAAATATTGCTACAGTTATGGAAAATAAGTCAATAGAAGAGGTTGTTAAAAATGCAATAGATTCATTAACTACAGTTTCAGATATTACAAATATTTCTATAGTTCCAAGCATTAAAAAGGCAAATGAGGAATTAAGTTCAGTTGGATTAGGTGCGATGAATTTACATGGATATTTAGCTAAAAATATGATACAATATGAATCACGTGAAGCACTTGATTTTTGTAATGTATTCTTTATGATGATGAATTATTATTCATTAGAGAGAAGTATGGAAATTGCTAAAGAGAGAGGTAAAAGTTTTGTAGGATTTGAAAAATCTGAATATGCAAATGGTAAATATTTTGAAAAATATATAACTAAAGAATATGTTCCAGTAACAGATAAAGTTAAAAAATTATTTGAAGACATAAATATACCAGGAATAGAAGAATGGACAAGATTAAAGGAAAATGTAATGAAATATGGTGTATATAACGCATATAGAATGGCAATAGCACCGAATCAATCGACTTCATATATTATGAATGCAACTGCATCTGTTATGCCTATAGTTGATAAGGTTGAAGTTAGAGAATATGGAGATTCTACTACTTTTTATCCTATGCCATATTTAAATTATGATAATTTCTTTTTCTATAAATCTGCATATGATATGGATCAAAAAAATATACTTAAATTGATATCTGTAATTCAAAGACATGTAGATCAAGGGATATCAACTATTCTTTATACTAAGACTAATGATACTACAAGAGATTTATCAAAACTATATATTTTAGCTCATAAGTTAGGGTTAAAATCTTTATACTATACAAGAACTAGAAAATCAACTATTGAAGAGTGTTTAAGCTGTTCAGTATAATGAAAGGAAATTGAAATGGAAAAAAAGATATATAAAGCTGTTAATTGGAATACATTAGATAATGATTATGTAGAAACATTTTGGGAACAAAATTTAAGACAATTTTGGATAGATACAGAATACATACCATCAAAGGATATTGATTCATGGAATTCTTTATCATTTGAAATGAGAGAAACTTATAAAAAGGTATTAGGAGGATTAACATTACTTGATACATTACAATCTCATACAGGTATGCCTAAGATTATAGATCATATTGAATCACTGCAATGTAGATCGGTTCTATCATATATGTGTATGATGGAATCTATACATGCTAAATCATATTCAACAATATTTACTACAGTTGCTTCAACTGAAGAAATAAATGAGATATTTAGATGGGTACAAAATAATCAATATTTACAATTTAAAGCAGAAAAGATTGATGAATATTATCAATGTTTAAATAATCCTAATGCTACTCCAAGAGAAATATATATGGCATTAGTAGCATCTGTTTTTTTAGAATCATACCTATTTTATAGTGGATTTTTCTTACCACTTTGGCTTTCTGGTCATGGTCAAATGGTTGCAAGTTCAGATATTATTAAAAAAATAATTGCTGATGAATCTATACACGGTGTTTTCGTAGGTAAATTAGCTCAAGAAATATTTGAAGAAATGACATTTGTTGAAAAAGAAAGTGTTAAAAAAGAAATAATGAATTTATTTTATGAATTATATGAAAATGAATTGAAATTTACTGATGAGATATATTCAGATGTTGGACTTACATCAGAAGTTAAGGAATATATTAGATATAACGGGAATAAGGCTTTAATGAATTTAGGATTTAAGGAAGAATTTGAAATTAAAGAAGTTAATGCTATAGTATTAAATGGATTAAATGTTGAAACTACACAACATGATTTCTTTTCTAAAAAATCTACAAATTATGAAAAGACCTTAGAAGTTGTACATTTAAATGATGATGATTGGAAAGAAGATTTTGATACAGATTTAGATATTTAGGAGGTAAAAATGACTAAAAAATATACTTTGATGCAAATATTATATTGGGCAATGTTTAGTTCTGTATATGCTTTTGCAAATAGCTTTTTAAGTTCGAGAGGATTTAATTCAACATTAATTGGAACTATTATGGCATTGTCTTCATTTTTTTCTGTTTTATTACAACCTTTAACGGCAAAATTTATTGAGATTTATAAGCCAATAACAGTAAAAAATTCACTTGTAGCATCAATGGGATTAGTTTTAGTAAATGCTTTATTTATTAGTTATACAAGTAATAAGATTATGGTTTCAGTATTTTTTGTAATTTTAATTACAGGATTACTTAATGCTCAAACATATATGTATACTTTTATATTTCAATATATAAATAAGGGAGAAAATGTAAATTTTGGGTTAGCAAGAGGTATGGGATCTGCTGCATTTGCAATTTCATCATATTTTTATGGATTATTAGGTTCTAAGATAGGATTTGAATTTATACCTATATGGGCAACTATATTATCATTGTTTGTTATATTTGTCATCATTAGTTTTAAAGATATAAAGAAAGAAATAATAAATAATGAATTAGAACTTAAAACAAATTTTATAGATTTTTTTCATAAGTATAATAAGTTTTGTTATGTACTTTTAGGAATGGTATTTGTATTTTTTACACATACTACTTTAAATACATTTATGAGAAATATTTTAGAAAGTTTAGGTAGAGGTTCGGAAGAAGTAGGTATAGGGTTTATGCTATCTGCTGTAGTTGAATTACCAGCCATGTTTTATATATTGAAACTAAATCAAAAATTTGGTTATTCAAAATTATTAAAAATATCATCTATTGCCTTTTTAACAAAGGTAATAATAACATATGCTACACTTTTAACAGGTAATATTACCTTATTTTATATAGCACAAATTACACAATTTGCTGGATATGCAATATATGTACCTGTTTCAGTTTATTATACAAATCATATTATGGAAGAAAAAGATAGAATAAAAGGACAAGCTTATATGGCTGTATCAGCAACTATAGGTTCTATATTAGGAAATTTATTGGGTGGGAAAATAATTGAAATATATTCATTAAATTTCATGTTATTGACTTCTTTAATCTTATCTTTTATAGGAACTGTAATATTAATGTTAAATTTAGAAGATAAATAATAAATATGACATGTATCTTTAATGATACATGTTTTTAATAAAATATATAAATAAAAAAAGCTAGTATTTACTAGCAATTAATTTTTAATATACAATGGTGAGCCAGCAGGGGGTCGAACCCTGGACACACGGATTAAGAGTCCGTTGCTCTGCCAACTGAGCTACTGGCTCATATACATAAAGAGTATACAACACTTTTTATTAAAAATCAATAGAAAAAAATAATAAAATATGATAAAATTATTAAATAATATATAAGCATACATAGTGATGTATGTTTTATTTTTAAGGAGAAAAATGAGAAAAACATTTATAAAATATAGTTTAATTTCTTTAGGATTTGCTATACTTTCAAATTTAATTTATCCCAAATATTATTTTTTAACATGGAATTTATTTTTAGCATATGTTCCATTTTATATTAGCAATATAAAGAAGAAAAATATTTTTGTAGATATTATTTTATCTTTCATTGCATTAATATTTTATCCTAATGCAGTTTATTTATTTACAGATTTAATACATATTAGCAATTTAACTTTTTATAAAAGAGGAGCTGAAGTAGTTTATTTTATGAACTATTTAAATTGGATAAAAGTTTCCCTTATATTTCTAGCTGTTATTATTTCTATGAAATTAAGTTATCTTGCAATAAATAATTATGTTAAGAAGTATAGAATGAGTAAATTTACAAAATATACTTTTTATTCAGTGGTTTCATTTTTAACAGGTCTTGCAGTTTTTGTGGGAAGATTTATTAGATTAAATTCATGGGACTTATTTATTTATCCAAGTAAAACTTTTTATGTTTTTATTAAACAAATAAATACTGAGAATATTAAGTATATATTATTGTTTGCATTTATACAATTATTTGTAATAATTTTAGAGGAGGAATAAAATGAAAGTTTATTTAGCAGGGTCATTATTTAATGAAGCTGAAGTAGCACAAAGATTAAAAGAAGGAAAATTATTAAGAGAAAAATTTTCAAATATTGATTTATTTAATCCAATTGAACAACCATTTAATGAAAATAAGCAAACATTACCAACACCTATAGATATATATGAGGGCGATGCTAATGCAATTATTAATTCAGATATAGTTATTCTTGACATGACTAATG
It encodes the following:
- the nrdE gene encoding class 1b ribonucleoside-diphosphate reductase subunit alpha, yielding MKWVYLNNEIMVKNSDGKLQIEKDKEAVYSYFVDHINKNTVFFHNLKEKIDYLIEKDYYINFYNMYSFEEINEVFKFVYSKKFRFQSYMAASKFYQSYALMDDTGEKILERYEDRVSIVALYLAKGNKEKALKYAKMLINQEYQPATPTFLNAGKKRSGELVSCFLDEIGDNLSGIGYAFESAMKLSSIGGGVAFNLSKLRARGESIKGVEGRASGVLPIMKILEDIFSYANQLGQRPGAGAVYLNVFHSDILEFLDTKKINVDEKIRIKSLSIGVIIPDKFMELASDDLPCYTFYPHSVYMEYGKYLDDLNMNEWYEKLVANPRVKKKKINAREFLVKVAQTQKESGYPYLFFKDNANKEHALKEIGDVKFTNLCTEIMQITEVSDINNYYEEDTIRRGISCNLGSLNIATVMENKSIEEVVKNAIDSLTTVSDITNISIVPSIKKANEELSSVGLGAMNLHGYLAKNMIQYESREALDFCNVFFMMMNYYSLERSMEIAKERGKSFVGFEKSEYANGKYFEKYITKEYVPVTDKVKKLFEDINIPGIEEWTRLKENVMKYGVYNAYRMAIAPNQSTSYIMNATASVMPIVDKVEVREYGDSTTFYPMPYLNYDNFFFYKSAYDMDQKNILKLISVIQRHVDQGISTILYTKTNDTTRDLSKLYILAHKLGLKSLYYTRTRKSTIEECLSCSV
- the nrdF gene encoding class 1b ribonucleoside-diphosphate reductase subunit beta — translated: MEKKIYKAVNWNTLDNDYVETFWEQNLRQFWIDTEYIPSKDIDSWNSLSFEMRETYKKVLGGLTLLDTLQSHTGMPKIIDHIESLQCRSVLSYMCMMESIHAKSYSTIFTTVASTEEINEIFRWVQNNQYLQFKAEKIDEYYQCLNNPNATPREIYMALVASVFLESYLFYSGFFLPLWLSGHGQMVASSDIIKKIIADESIHGVFVGKLAQEIFEEMTFVEKESVKKEIMNLFYELYENELKFTDEIYSDVGLTSEVKEYIRYNGNKALMNLGFKEEFEIKEVNAIVLNGLNVETTQHDFFSKKSTNYEKTLEVVHLNDDDWKEDFDTDLDI
- a CDS encoding MFS transporter, with protein sequence MTKKYTLMQILYWAMFSSVYAFANSFLSSRGFNSTLIGTIMALSSFFSVLLQPLTAKFIEIYKPITVKNSLVASMGLVLVNALFISYTSNKIMVSVFFVILITGLLNAQTYMYTFIFQYINKGENVNFGLARGMGSAAFAISSYFYGLLGSKIGFEFIPIWATILSLFVIFVIISFKDIKKEIINNELELKTNFIDFFHKYNKFCYVLLGMVFVFFTHTTLNTFMRNILESLGRGSEEVGIGFMLSAVVELPAMFYILKLNQKFGYSKLLKISSIAFLTKVIITYATLLTGNITLFYIAQITQFAGYAIYVPVSVYYTNHIMEEKDRIKGQAYMAVSATIGSILGNLLGGKIIEIYSLNFMLLTSLILSFIGTVILMLNLEDK
- a CDS encoding DUF1361 domain-containing protein translates to MRKTFIKYSLISLGFAILSNLIYPKYYFLTWNLFLAYVPFYISNIKKKNIFVDIILSFIALIFYPNAVYLFTDLIHISNLTFYKRGAEVVYFMNYLNWIKVSLIFLAVIISMKLSYLAINNYVKKYRMSKFTKYTFYSVVSFLTGLAVFVGRFIRLNSWDLFIYPSKTFYVFIKQINTENIKYILLFAFIQLFVIILEEE
- a CDS encoding nucleoside 2-deoxyribosyltransferase produces the protein MKVYLAGSLFNEAEVAQRLKEGKLLREKFSNIDLFNPIEQPFNENKQTLPTPIDIYEGDANAIINSDIVILDMTNEDSGVMVELGLAIAHNKKIIAINSDIRLKSANKYDIPSYAMNHFVLGGILKYGVLVYSFEEAMKELEKYDK